The Leptospira saintgironsiae genome contains the following window.
GGAAACGAAGATAATAAAGAATCTTTTCAGATATTATTAAGATCTTTATTACTCGGACTTGGGGTCGGTGTTTTGATCCTAGTTACTAAAACTTATTTAGAAGAATTCGGATTTTCCGTTTTAGAAGGAGAGAAGGAGGTAAAATCCGCAGGAGGAGAATATTTCAAATCCAGGATCATCAGCGCACCTGCAACTCTTTGCAATTTTGTTCTTACTGGTTGGTTTTTAGGAAGATCCAAAAGTGCCACTGTTTTAGTTGCGACAGTCATTGCAAATTTAGTCAATATAGGATTGAATATTTGGTTCATTCTATTTTTGGATTGGAAAGCTTATGGAGCAGGGATTGCAACTTCTATCAGTCAATATCTGATGTTTGCATTCTTCCTTATTTTATTATTAAAGGAGAAGGAACGTTTCTTCCATGTTTATCATAAGATCCAAATCTTCTCCCTGAAAGGATATATTTCTCTTCTATCTTTGAATTCAGATATAATGATCCGGACCTTACTTCTGATCACTACATTCAGTTTATTTAGAAATTACAGTTCAGGTTTGGGTTCTGAAACATTAGCTGCAAATGCAATCCTTCATCAATTGATTTTGATCGGTGCATTTTGGATAGATGGCGCAGCAATCGCTATGGAAACAGTTGCAGGAAATCTAAAAGGAAATAATAACTTAGAAGGCCTAAGAAAGATCCTAAAAATGGCAATCGTTTCTGGGCTCGGGATCTCTTTACTCTTTTGTATTTTGATCCTTCTCCCTTCCGAGATTTTATTCGAATTGTTTAGCAAATCCAAATCTGTAGTTGCACTTGCAAAAGAATACGGTTATTGGATCGCTCCAGTTCTCATCTTTGGATCCTTTGCATTCATATTCGATGGTTTCTTCTTAGGAATTTCAGAAGGAAAAATCCTCCGAAATTCGATGATCATTAGCTCGATCGTATTCTTCTTTCCGATCGCTTACTGGGGAAAGATCCAAAACAATAACCATATACTTTGGTTTTCTCTCTCTTCCTATATGTTAGGAAGAGCGATCACACTCGGCATTGTTGCTTATAAAAGATATTTTGTTTCCCAACAAGAATCTTTTAGTTAGAAGAAAGATCCGTTCCTTTAGGAAGAAGTGTAACTTCTATTTCCGCAGGAAGAGGTTTCCAAATTTCAGAATCTTTTGCCTTGAATAAAATAGGAGAAGGTAAAGCGGCCCAAGCTTCGCTGCGGAACAGATCCACCATATCTTCTGATTTTTGATAAGCACGAGAAGATTCAATCTTCTCCGCTTTTACACTTGCAAGAGGCACCCAACCGAAACTAGGAATATAAATATCCAGAGTATCTTTGAAAGAAGGACTCGAATTTCCAGAGAATACCAAACTTTTCACTGGTCGGACAGGCATACCTGAATCCAGAAGAGACTTTTTCAAACCATCCCAATCAGAACGGAATAATCTCGCGTCGAAAATTTTATCTATGAAAAAATTCCCTGCCTTCTCTTTTACTGAGACTCGATTTTTAGTGAATGCACCTAAGTCAGTTGGAATCTCTTCCTTCTTCTTTAAAAAATCGTCCAGGACGTAATATCTGACGTTAGTTGTTCTTGCTTCGAAATGATATTCTAAGGTTTGAGGACCTTTTGGATCGTCTATTCCCAACTTTTTAGAAAGAGCACGAACACCCATTACCATGTCCCCTTTAAATTTAGGGTCCTTAGTTTTTAGATTTCGTATCCTTTGGTGTTCTGTTGTAGGAGGAGGTAAAAGTCCAAGCATTCCTCCGACTAATGTAGCTTCATCCAAAGAATACTTGATCTTTACATTGATTAGATATGTTGCTTCTCCAGAAGCAAGGAAACGATCCGTTTCTACAAAGGAGATTTTTTTGACTTCTCTAGTAGTTCTATCTACAACGTAGATCCTACTTCCTAAAATCGCAATACCGCGAATATCTTTTGATGGTGAACGAATCGATCCTGTGATCTTTCCGCTAGTAGGATCATATCTATATACATTTCCATCAGAAGAATCTGTGATCCAAAGACTATCTCTTGCAAAACAAATATCTTTTGGCTCAGATCTATCCGTTAAGAAGCCACCAAAAAAACTTTGGGTTCCCTTATCATATACAGAAACCTTTCCTGTATCAGAATCCAGGATATATAGATAATTTTGAAAGTTCGCGATCCCACCTATTTTATCGATTGGGACCTGTATTCTTTCAGTAACTCCGCCGGTATTCGGTTCTACTTTCAAAACGACTCTTTTGCTCGCTACGAAAAGTTTACCTTCTCTTGGATCGAAGTTTAACCCTGCAATGAATGGAATTCCTAAATTGAAAGCTTCTTGTCTCCCACTTGGATCCACACGAATGATCGCTCTTCTTTTACTATCAGCAAACCAAAAATTTGTTCCGTCGTAAGAAAGACCATAAGGACTCTCTGTCAATTGAATGTCTACGTCACCTTCTTCTTGCGAATGGATAGAAAGAGAGATTAGTAAAAGGAATAGGATGAAAATTTTTATGATCAGTTTTCTCATTTTGAAAATACTTCGAGTAGAATATTCCAGAGATCTTCTCCTAAACTGCTCTTGGCTCCAGAAGAGGATACAACAGTGATCGGAGAGATAGGAAAAATAAGTAGGAAGGATAATAACATACCCCAACCAAATATCTTTCTAAATTTGCCAATTGAATAAGAAGCATCCGGGACAAAAGGATGTTCTACTCTGATAAAGTAATAGATGAGTAATCCCCATAAGATCCACGAATAATTCCAAAGAGAAAGAAAAAGAAATGCGGAAAACAAATAGTAGATCCACTTTCTATAACTTTCTCCTACTAATGAATAAACAACATGACCTCCATCTAATTGACCAAAAGGCAAAAGATTTAATGCTGTAATTAGTAATCCTACCCATCCGGCAAATGCCAGAGGATTGTATTCCACTGTAAATAGTGAAGGATCAAAAGGACCTAAAATTTTCTGAGACAACATATAAGTAAAAAGACTATCACCAAAATGAATGTCCATGAGACCAGGATGAGCTTGTAGTATTGCAGTTCTTTCCGCGAGAGAAACTAATTGAGAATTATATAATCCAATCACGATACAAGGAATAGAAAGTACCAGACTCATTGCAGGTCCCCAAATCCCAATATCGAATAATTGGATTTTATTTCTGATTGGCTCTTTTATGCGGATCACCGCACCCATCGTGCCTACAGGAGAAAACGGAACGGGTAAAAAATAAGGAAGAGTTGCTTTGATCCCATAATATCTAGCAGCTAAGTAATGTCCCATCTCATGGCAAAAAAGAATTCCAAGAAGAGAGAATGAATAAGGAATTCTGATCCGAAAGATCTCAAAGATTGTTGCGAAGTTTAGATAAGGAAGCCTGAATATATCATCCTGAAAGGTTAAGGTAAAAAAAGTCAGAACGAAAAGAAGTACGTTCCATCCGTAAGACGATCTGTTCAATTTTTTAGACCGTTTTCCTTTAGATTCCGACTTAAGTAATCTCTCAAAATGATTCCTCCTTTACATACCAACATATGGTTTCAGGTTTATTCATAACTAAATACAACATTATTCTTCTATCGACCGTCTATATGAAGAACCGGGATAAACATTTGTTCGAAAACATCAAAGCAATTAAAAAAAACGATCCGGCAGCCAAGTCCTATTTGGAAGTTATTCTGTGTTATCCGGGTTTACATGCGCTTTGGTTCCATTCCCTGGCCCACTTTTTATATCAGATCAAAGTTCCACTCTTTCCTAGGATTATCAATACATTCGCTCGATTTTTGACTGGGATAGACATTCACCCGGGAGCAAAAATTGAACCAGGGATCTTTATAGACCATGGCCAAGGTGTTGTTATAGGAGAAACCGCTGAAGTAGCAAAAGGATGTTTGATCCTACAAGGTGTGACCTTGGGTGGAACAGGTAAAGAAAGCGGCAAAAGACATCCCACCTTAAAAGAGAATGTAGTAGTTGGTGCAGGAGCAAAAATTTTAGGAAACATTATTATCGAAAATAATGTTAGGATCGGTGCAGGTTCCGTAGTACTTAGAGATGTTCCTGCAGATTGTACGGTTGTAGGTGTTCCAGGAAAAGTGGTCCGTTCCAAAGTAGATTTTGGAAAAGAAGGAGAAAGAATGCTGGATCATGGAGAACTTCCGGATCCTGTCGCAAGAGTTTTCTCTATTCTAGTCGAAAAGATAGATACCCTACAAAAAGAAGTGAACGAACTCTACGCAAAATCCAATATCAAAGAGAAAAAATCTGCCACCAAAAACGAAGACGATGAACTAAACGAGTTCATCCACGGTGGCGGGATCTAAATTTAAGAAAGATTTTTTTTGACAAACTGACTTTCTTCCAAATCCTTTGGACTATATTCGTTAGCCGCTTTTGCGGCCGAGGGTTTATGAAATCGAAAATAAAGGCCTTTTTTTTAATTTGTTATTCAGCAATTCTACTCTATTCATTTTCAGATTGTGGGCTTTTAGTAAATCATGAAGATCTTTGCGCGGAAGATTTGAAAAATTACGATAATTGTTTTGCGTTGTTATTAATAGTCGATCCTGCCTGTGGACAAGGAACAGGAACCTGCCTTCCGGGATATGTTCAATTATCTAAAGCAGTCTGTGCTAGCAGAATGAAAGTAAAAGGTTGCAGGGCTCATAGGAATTAAATAAAAAAGCCTCCGATCAAGGAGGCTTTTTCTTTCAGAGACCGAATGATAGTTTTATTTTTTAGGGATAAAACAATCCACTCCGTCTTCTTTCAATTTGGATTTTAGAAGGTCCGCTTTTGTGCGATCCATAAAATCGCCCATCTGAAGAACGAACATACCATCTCTTTCGAAAAGATATACTTTCTCACCATATTCAGCAGAAAGATTTTTTCTGTAGTCTTCTGCAAGTCTGCTGTTTCTGAAAACTCCAACTTGGACTGTTTGTCCTTTGGGAGCTCCCTTCACTAATGGAGCAGGAGTTACAGCTTTTTTAGGAGTAAGTCTTTCTGGTTTGTTCTCTTTTAGAAGAGCTTCTTCGTCTTCTAAACCTTCCATGTCTTCTGACTCTCCAGCCGCGCCACCTTTGCTAACTACAGTGAGGCCAACTCTTGCAATTCCTACATCTTTGAATTCCAAGTTCTCCGCTGCTTTTTCAGAAAGATCGATGATCCTATCTTTTACGAAAGGTCCACGGTCATTTACTTTTACTAAAACTTCTTTATCGTTTTCCAGATTTTTAACTCGAACCACTGAACCTAAAGGAAGGCTTGGGTGAGCAGCAGTCAGTTTTGTTTTATCGAAAATTTCTCCACTAGCTGTTGGCTTACCGTGAAATTTAGGACCATACCAAGAAGAGTATCCGACCTCGTCGAAGTCTCCATTGGATCCTGATTGTTGTCTGGAAGGAGTAGTGGCTTTTACTGGTTTATTATCCGCAAGAAGATCATCCAATCCTCTGGAAGCGGAAGAGTTCTTAGCCAGAACCAAATCTCTTTTGGACTCTTGGTCCATAGGAACGATTTCTTTTTCAAAAAATATTTCGGAAGGATCTCCCGACGCGCTGATACTTCTTCTCGTTTCTGAAGAAGCGCAAGCGGTAACAGTTATCAATGCGAAGATAGCGGCTATCTGTTTCATTTCGGACCTCTGACTTTCTATGTTATATTTTCGGAGGTTTTTACATTTTACCTGAAGTTTTTTTCAGGTTGTTTTCTGGGGAATTTTAGTCGATATTCCGGATATGACCGAGGCCGATATCAAACGAAAGTTCAACGAGGCTTTAAAACTCGAAAAAGAAGGGAAAATCTCCCAGGCGGCCAAGATATATTCTGAAATTTTGGGAATGAATCCAAAGTTTCAAAAGGCATACCTAAACCTTGGTGCACTTTACTCTCGTACGGGCGACTCTGAAAATGCAATCAAGACCTATCAGAAGGCACTCGAACTCGGAAAAACTACTGAACTTTATTATAATCTTGGAGTGGAGCTATATCGACTCGGAAGTTTAGATGCTGCAGTTAAGGCGCTCAAAAGTTCTCTTGAACTGAATAAAAAATATCTGAACTCTCATCTTCTTCTTGCTTATTGTTATAAACAATTAGATCGCCCTGATAAATCAGAGCTTTATCTAAAGAATGCAATCAAGTTAGATCCTAAAAATAAAACCGCCTATGCTGCACTCGCTACCATTTACTTTGATACTGAAAAATGGGAACAAGCATTAGCA
Protein-coding sequences here:
- a CDS encoding MATE family efflux transporter; protein product: MSPLLEKKFLTLTFFNIVANLTVPLTSFADVAVLGQLESHTYVAGVALSNVLFDYLFWGFSFLRMSTTGLTAQAEGNEDNKESFQILLRSLLLGLGVGVLILVTKTYLEEFGFSVLEGEKEVKSAGGEYFKSRIISAPATLCNFVLTGWFLGRSKSATVLVATVIANLVNIGLNIWFILFLDWKAYGAGIATSISQYLMFAFFLILLLKEKERFFHVYHKIQIFSLKGYISLLSLNSDIMIRTLLLITTFSLFRNYSSGLGSETLAANAILHQLILIGAFWIDGAAIAMETVAGNLKGNNNLEGLRKILKMAIVSGLGISLLFCILILLPSEILFELFSKSKSVVALAKEYGYWIAPVLIFGSFAFIFDGFFLGISEGKILRNSMIISSIVFFFPIAYWGKIQNNNHILWFSLSSYMLGRAITLGIVAYKRYFVSQQESFS
- a CDS encoding site-2 protease family protein, coding for MNRSSYGWNVLLFVLTFFTLTFQDDIFRLPYLNFATIFEIFRIRIPYSFSLLGILFCHEMGHYLAARYYGIKATLPYFLPVPFSPVGTMGAVIRIKEPIRNKIQLFDIGIWGPAMSLVLSIPCIVIGLYNSQLVSLAERTAILQAHPGLMDIHFGDSLFTYMLSQKILGPFDPSLFTVEYNPLAFAGWVGLLITALNLLPFGQLDGGHVVYSLVGESYRKWIYYLFSAFLFLSLWNYSWILWGLLIYYFIRVEHPFVPDASYSIGKFRKIFGWGMLLSFLLIFPISPITVVSSSGAKSSLGEDLWNILLEVFSK
- the cysE gene encoding serine O-acetyltransferase, translated to MFENIKAIKKNDPAAKSYLEVILCYPGLHALWFHSLAHFLYQIKVPLFPRIINTFARFLTGIDIHPGAKIEPGIFIDHGQGVVIGETAEVAKGCLILQGVTLGGTGKESGKRHPTLKENVVVGAGAKILGNIIIENNVRIGAGSVVLRDVPADCTVVGVPGKVVRSKVDFGKEGERMLDHGELPDPVARVFSILVEKIDTLQKEVNELYAKSNIKEKKSATKNEDDELNEFIHGGGI
- the mpl36 gene encoding RlpA family plasminogen-binding lipoprotein MPL36; translation: MKQIAAIFALITVTACASSETRRSISASGDPSEIFFEKEIVPMDQESKRDLVLAKNSSASRGLDDLLADNKPVKATTPSRQQSGSNGDFDEVGYSSWYGPKFHGKPTASGEIFDKTKLTAAHPSLPLGSVVRVKNLENDKEVLVKVNDRGPFVKDRIIDLSEKAAENLEFKDVGIARVGLTVVSKGGAAGESEDMEGLEDEEALLKENKPERLTPKKAVTPAPLVKGAPKGQTVQVGVFRNSRLAEDYRKNLSAEYGEKVYLFERDGMFVLQMGDFMDRTKADLLKSKLKEDGVDCFIPKK
- a CDS encoding tetratricopeptide repeat protein — translated: MTEADIKRKFNEALKLEKEGKISQAAKIYSEILGMNPKFQKAYLNLGALYSRTGDSENAIKTYQKALELGKTTELYYNLGVELYRLGSLDAAVKALKSSLELNKKYLNSHLLLAYCYKQLDRPDKSELYLKNAIKLDPKNKTAYAALATIYFDTEKWEQALAAANIAIQINPNDPRMEILMTEIHVKLGNYKQSFETLKKVTTTAQGFVQFNDSIKEAKQKPKPEEKVFFDNLEVLTRKKLDEFKNKLTLSKESPQDFEAPEAQDALDLSLMYLFHGDTERALKYLLYAQKNLQENPTSEIG